In Salvelinus sp. IW2-2015 linkage group LG21, ASM291031v2, whole genome shotgun sequence, the genomic window CTTGAAAAAAATTGCATTCTTTACTGTGTAGCTTGTGCCTATGTTTCTCCTGTGTAACTACGTTATTTTATTTGGGTGGCGCAAaccggataaaaaaaaaaaatgtaatcagcgTTTTACGCGACCGCCGCCCAGGGAGCCGTTGTCTGTTAACGGAGAAGGCGTAGCCACGTCACTGCACGGCagattcttttttggggggggcgggggatGCATAGAATGTGATTACTTATCAAAAACTAAGGATTCCAACTCTATAACAATCAGGACAAGCATTAGCATTACATCATTTATAGAAGTATCACGTGGTAGCACATGTTCGAAGTCACTAGCTTCACATTCTATTGGAAAACAGTGGATTACACAGAGCAACTTGACAGACGTCACATCaaattgtatcttttatcaaacaCTACAGATGGCAGCAACCAAAGAAAATAACAGATACACAGGACAAACGGTTTACTCAGCAAACGGAAAATGAACAAGTTCACTTAACATTCTAGGTTATAACTCTTGATAGGGCTAGAAAGGCTTACCTGCATGGTTGTTGGAGCATTGCTTGTGTTGGCTGATCCCTGTTAATAGAAAAGATAAACAAGTTATGAAAATAGCGTTGTAGTACAATTACGGACTACATTCAAAGGTGTACAGGATGACtagggtaggcaactagattcagcctccGGACAAATTTTGTCAAGAGCGGATGGCCGGGGGCCAGAGCATAATTATAATAATCTAAGTTGTGCCTTCTATTTCATTTTGCACCGTCTCTACGCagactcacaggactctacacactcctttttattttacctttatttaactaggcaagtcagttaagaacaaattcttatttacaacggacggcctaggaacaggggcagaatgacagatttttactttgtccgctcggggattcgatctagcaacctttcggttactggcccaacgctctaaccactaagctacctgccgccactcATGCACCATGACACtcgaacacacacacttcatttgtTCACACATATAACATGTACACGCATCTATACTGACACACGTACTCGCATAAtcatcatatacactgctgctactctatttatcatatatcctgacgcctagtcaccttacccctaaaCACATCTACTACCCAtcgctccagtatccctgcacattgtaaatatggtattggaactgaccctgtaaatagcttacttactttcttgtgttcttcttatttctgtttttgttctaccgtatgttatttttagtactacattgatattgattactgcattgttgggtttagagctggcaagaaaggcatttcactgtacttgtgcacgtgacattaaaacatgAAAAATGTCATgcattgagacacgatcacatacagtcgaagtcagaagtttacatacaccttagccaaatgcatttaaactcagttacacaattcctgacattttatcagagtaaaaattccctgtcttaggtcagttaggatcgccactttattttaagaatgtgaaatgtcagaataatagtagagaattatttctttcatcacattcccagtaggtcaaaagtttacatacagcattgcctttaaatggtttaacttgggtcaaacgtgtcgggtagccttccacaagcttccgacaataagttgagtgaatttttgcccattcctcctgacagagctggtgtaactggtttgaaggcctccttgctcgcacacgctttttcagttctgcccacaatttttgtataggattgaggtcagggctttgtgatggccactccaataccttgaatttgttgtccttaagccattttgccacaactttggaagtatgcttggggtctttgtccatgtggaagacccatttgcgaccaagctttaacttcctgactgatgtgttgagatgttgcttcaatatatccacatatttttcctcctcatgatgccatatattttgtgaagtgcaccagtccctcctgcagcaaagcacccccacaacatgctgctgccaccccgtgcttcacggttgggatggtgttcttcagcctgcaagcctcccctttttcctccaaacataacaatggtcattatggccaaacagttctatttttgttccatcagaccagaggacatttctccaaaaagtacaatctttgtccccatatgcagttgcaaactgcagtctggctttttttttttaatggtggttttggagcagtggcttcatccttgccgagcggcctttcaggttgtgtcgatataggactcgttttactgtggatatagatacttttgtacctgttccctccagcatcttcacaaggtcctttgctgttgttctgggattgatttgcacttttcgcaccaaagtacattcatctctaggagacagaacgcgtctccttcctgagcagaatgacagctgcgtggtccgatgatgttaatacttgcgtactattgtttgtacagatgaacgtggtaccttcaggcgtttggaaattgctccctaaggatgaaccagacttgtggaggtctacaatttagttTCTgaggctaatttcttttgattttcccatgatgtcaagcagaggcactgagtttgaaggtaggccttgaaatacatccacaggtacacctcaaaatatgccaattagcctatcagaagcttctaaagccctgacaattttctgaaattttccaagctgtttaaaggcacagtcaacttagtgcatttaaacttctgacccactggaattgtgatacagtgaattataagtagagtaatctgtctgtaaacaattgttggaaaagttacttgtgtcatgcacaaagtagatatcctaaccgacttaacaagaaatttgtggagcggttgaaaaacgagttttaaatgactccaacctaagtgtatgtaaacttccgacttcaactgtaggtctctTGGGAACATATTTCCTAAATGAAACAAATttttgctgaattcctggtgattttacagtctttttttACCCAAACAAATGGGGCCAAAAAAAGCCTGCAGTTGAGCGGGTTGCCGACCTCTCccctataggctctggtcaaaaagatTCACTATAATATAtggtatagggaataggatgccatttgggatgcagtcataTAGCCTATGtgccgatgctggcactaagacagcgctcaatgagctgtataccgccataagcaaacaggaaaacgctcatccagaggcggcgctcctagtggttggggactttaatgcagggaaacttaaatctattttacctcatttctaccagcatgttaactgggcaaccagaagaaaaaaacacagaaaaaaataaacatttacatttaagtcatttagcagacgctcttatccagagcgacttacaaattggtgcattcactttatgatatccagtggaacaaccactttacaatagtgcatctaactcttttaagggggggggggggggttagaaggattactttatcctatcctaggtattccttaaagaggtggggtttcaggtgtgtccggaaggtggtgattgactatgctgacctggcgtcgtgagggagtttgttccaccattggggtgccagagcagcgaacagttttgactgggctgagcgggaactgtacttcctcagaggtagggaggcgagcaggccagaggtggatgaacgcagtgcccttgtttgggtgtagggcctgatcagagcctgaaggtacggaggtgccgttcccctcacagctccgtaggcaagcaccatggtcttgtagcggatgcgagcttcaactggaagccagtggagagagcggaggagcggggtgacgtgagagaacttgggaaggttgaaaccagacgggctgcggcgttctggatgagttgtaggggtttaatggcacaggcagggagcccagccaacagcgagttgcagtaatccagacgggagatgacaagtgcctggattaggacctgcgccgcttcctgtgtgaggcagggtcgtactctgcgaatgttgtagagcatgaacctacaggaacgggtcaccgccttaaACTCGAGACCACttttactgcacacacagaggtgcatacAAGCTCTAcgcccttgccctccatttggcaaatctgaccataattctatcctcctgattcctgcttacaagcaaaaactaaagcaggaagcaccagtgactcggtcaataaaaaaatggtcagatgaagcagatgcaaagtttttgcttgtggactacaggaaaaggaggaccgagcacgcccccattctcatcgacggggctgtagtggagcaggttgagagtttcaagatccttggtgtccacatcaccaacaaactatcatggtccaaacacaccaagacagttgtgaagagggcacgacaaaaccgattccccctcaggagactgaaaagatttggcatgggtcctcagatcttcaaaaggttctacagctgcaccatcgagagcatcctgactggtggcatcactgcctggtatggcaactgctcagcctccggccgcaaagcactacagagggtagtgcgtacagtccagtacatcactggggccaagctttctgccatccaggacctctataccaggcagtgtcagaagaaggccctaaaaattgtctaagactccagccaccctagtcagactgttctctctgctacagcacggcaagctgtagcggagcgccaagtctaggtcctaaaggcttcttaacagcttctacccccaagccattagactcctgaacagttaattaaatggttacacagactatttgcattgcccccctcttttatgctgctgctactctctgttcattatctatgcatagtcactttaaaaactctacctacatattacctcaattacctcgactaactggtgccctcgcacattaccctgtaccggtaccccctgtatatagcctcgctactgttattttactactgctctttaattatttgtaacttttatttttcacttatctatttttttacttaacatttaTTCGtcttaaaacagcattgttggttaagtgcttgaaagtaagcatttcactgtaaggtctacacctattctATTCGGAGCATTggactaataacatttgaaaatgtgatttgatatacTATACTAGTCTCACCAGTGCTGGTTTCTTGGCCACGTTGGCCACTTGATCTTGAGCCTtcttcttcctgtccttcttcttGTCCTTGTCGCCAAATGTGCCTCTGATTTTGGAGATCACCTCAGAGTCTGTCTTAGCATACTGAATGCGCTGAAAATAAGAGACAAGTACAATAAGATTTTTGCTTAGCACAGacctgggtcgtattcactagaAACCAAATGGTAGAAAACAGACCGAAAAGCTGAGGAACTGCCTTAACTTGTCCACTAAGAAACTCCTCATTTTCACAGCAAAATGTTTAGCTGCTACGGTGCAAAAAGTTTTGCTCGTATATGGTAATGAATACCACCCTGTACTACTCCCATTTGTGAAACTAAGTAGTAACTTACCATGGGCTTATTGTAGAAAGGAAAACCTTGAAGTTGACGCAGTGCGTTCGTACTTGAGGCTAGCTCTTTGAACACCACAAACGCCTGCCCTCTCATCTTCATGGTTTTCATGGCAACAATGTCCATGACTTGCCCAAACTGAGAGAACAGGGCATAGAGTGACCGCTTCAGTTCTagaaggcaacaacaacaaatgttacTTAACTGTTGTTACTTATAGACAATTGACACAGACAAAGAAATATATGTAAACTTACTACAGCTCCAGTACAAGAGGATAAATAGCTATCTAGCCCTGAAGGAACGCTGTAGCTAGATACATGATCTTGGAACAAAGTTGCACTGTGATTCTTACCATCCTTCTTGATCTTATCATTTACATTATTGATGTAAATGGTGTGGTTTGGTCGAATATCCATGATTAACAACTTTCCCCTGTCGCTCTTtcacctggaaaaacaaaacaaaaacatagccACATTAGCTGGGTACAATTTCTTTTAAACAAAATtaacaaataaagaaataaatgggGGAAAAAAGCTGGGTActttaacttgctagctagctttagctactACTGGCTAGCTAGTACAATGAATGAAGCGGTGAGGCACGCTAACTAGcattaactagctagttaacatttctaGTAAGCTTCCTCACCTCGAACTGATAGCTGGTGCCGCTGACCAGACAAATGTACAGCTTAAACAGATCAATATGTATATGTGTGCAAACAGAACATTTCCTGAGCCCTATTTGCAGATAAACTGACTTGAGACTGTGAGAACACTCACCTGTCTCTACACACTTTCAAGAAAACACAGGAAGTAAATGTGTGCGCGCTGATTCATGGTTCTTCGTCAGTTAATCAACAGTTCTCTACCGCCACCGTCTGTACAGGAGTGTAACTATTTTCCCCACGAATGTAATTTGTTCTCTCCGAGTACCCGTATCAGCTTTGTGATTTACGATCGTATGACACTTTGTGTGTTTGATTATTTTTTCTGTGACGGTAATGTTAGCAGGCTAATATAAAGTGCACGCTCAAGTCTCAGGGAGGCGCATAAAGTAGCTAGCCCTATTCTTTTGAAAGTAAACTTGGCTCTGTGTGTAACCGGTCGGGTGGTACAGAGGAAATTGGAAACGGACTCAAGATACCGAAACGCGCTTAGCCCACTGGTTTTGGGTGCTAGCCACATTTATTTGTACTTCACACGATTGGGTTGTTCCTTTCAAGGATACCTGGATCTAGTAGCAGGTGACGGATCTAGTAGCAGGTGACGTCGACACAACAGGGATGTGCAATGGCATCGGTGCGGGTGGCTGTCCGGCTCAGGCCTATGAACAGACGGtaagtaaagaaaaaaacatgctaaACAAAGACGGCCAAATTATGGTATTGTTGTTGTTAATGGTTATATTGTTTCCTTTGAGGAGAGGCGCCCGTCTGGCTCACTGTGATACATTGTAACCATTTCGAACTTCTAACAGTTTAATATACTCTCATTTGAATGGCCATGTTGCAGTAACACTGCTTATTATATTTTTGTCATAACATGCACTGACGTTGCCACAACTGTCTCTTCCAAAATTTAGAGGTAGACAAAATTTAGGATTTAAATGCCAACCCCACTCATAGGAGCACGAGCCCACCACATTGCTAATCTACCAAAAAGAACGCCTGGAGGTTGGCGCGCACACATTATTTTAGGTAGCAGACAGCTGGCAAGGTGACGGGTGAACAGTTaaccaacaaaacaaacatgtagaaTAGGAACTAGAACTACCATGGCTGTGCTGTGTCCGGTATTGGGAGTTAGTATTGGCAGCCACCCAGGGATTATGGGATACCTTAATAATTTTTGGACCTCTGTCAAGAATTGCATGGCattcgtttttattttttttaatcaaactattTCCTACAGTAAATAGGATACATACATAGCTGCatgacagaagacaaccaccctgCCACTTACTCTACACATCTAtgctggggcagcaggtagcctagtggtttgagcgttggtccagtaaccaCAAGGTTGCCAGATCGACTCCCCAAGCTGATaaggaaaaatctgtcgttctgcccctgaacaaggcatgttaacccactgttcctaagccgtcattgtaaataagaatttgttcttgcctagttaaataaaataaaaatgttaaatgtaggTGTGCGAAATATTATGTACAGATTCCAAGTAAGATCCACTATGAACCTGTAGGAAAAACAAGGAAGGATTCTGAAGGAAGTAACCTTTGACACATTTTTATACCAATTGGCCCAGAGTATAACCTGATCCAGTTGGCATTGTGTTAATGGTAATCTGTTAGGCACCAGAAAGTACGgttttattttattacagtaTGTCATACTGGAAAGGCCACTAATAATAAAAGCTTGAACTGAATACTTCCACAGAGAGACTAGGAATAGTCATACCAAGAGACATTTCCTCCAGACTTTTAGTGATCAATTAAGCAAATATGAACTAAGAGGATTCAGTTGGCATTCTTCCTGACCCCAGACGGCATACACTAGCCCGATCTTAGCGAGAATGtagtcttctgattaattaaTCACAGTAAATGTATGTTTACTTTACTATGTTGTCTTTTGTTGCTAATGTAACGGGTACCTTTCTTGTTGGTCCAATTTGGGAATCACAAAGTACTGCAATTTGGTAATCATTTTTTTACTCTGATGCTCCTTCATTGGTTCACTGTCTCTGTTGCATCCTGGTTTGGCTCAAAGAAAGGGAAAGCTTAGTTATTTGGAAGTATTAACGTGttttatgttttgatttttacaGGGAGAAGGACTTGACTGCCAAAAACATAATTGAAATAAAAGGGGACAAGACCACCATTACAAACTTGAAGGTAATTTTAAGTTTTAAACAGCCTTTCTATTGCAATAATAATTAATTTACCCATAGCGAGGCCTGTATTTCTTTCAACTTGGCAGATGTTTAGCATAAAGTGTTATTGAATATTACTTTTTAATACTAGTTCATCAGTTCATTTAGAAGAATTGAATACATAGTTCAATTATTTGGTCATAGCGTATGATCAGTGAACATGCCTCATGTCcggggttcccgagtggcgcagtggtctaaggcactgcatctcagtgctagaggtgtcactacagaccctggttcgattccaggctgtatcacaaccgtccgtgactgggagtcccatagggcagcgcacaattggcccagcgttgtccgggtgagggtttggccggggtaggccggggttgtcattgtaaataagaatttgttcttaactgacttgcctagtgaagtAAAATTTCACTCCACTTTGTCTTTACAGTGTATTTCATCCTATTTTGTTGTGTTTAATTAGATACCAGATGGCCTTACCGGGGATTCGATGAGGGAGAGTAAAAAGACCTTCACCTATGACTTCTCCTATGACTCCGCTGACAGTAAAAGCAACACCTTTGTCTC contains:
- the LOC111982290 gene encoding U2 small nuclear ribonucleoprotein B'' isoform X1: MDIRPNHTIYINNVNDKIKKDELKRSLYALFSQFGQVMDIVAMKTMKMRGQAFVVFKELASSTNALRQLQGFPFYNKPMRIQYAKTDSEVISKIRGTFGDKDKKKDRKKKAQDQVANVAKKPALGSANTSNAPTTMQVPDNPPNYILFLNNLPEETNEMMLSMLFNQFPGFKEVRLVPGKHDISFVEFESEGQAGVAKDALQGFRITAQCAMKITYAKK
- the LOC111982290 gene encoding U2 small nuclear ribonucleoprotein B'' isoform X2; its protein translation is MIRSRRMFGQVMDIVAMKTMKMRGQAFVVFKELASSTNALRQLQGFPFYNKPMRIQYAKTDSEVISKIRGTFGDKDKKKDRKKKAQDQVANVAKKPALGSANTSNAPTTMQVPDNPPNYILFLNNLPEETNEMMLSMLFNQFPGFKEVRLVPGKHDISFVEFESEGQAGVAKDALQGFRITAQCAMKITYAKK